A region of the Pseudomonas anguilliseptica genome:
CGTCTGGCAGGTAACGTGCTGCTGGTGCACGAAACCCTCAACCAGGTTAAAGAGCCGCGTCTGGCGTGGCTGTATAACGCCGGTCAGCGTCGCGTGCGTCGTGCACCGCAGGTATCGTATGACGGTCCAGGTACCGCCGCTGACGGTCTGCGTACGTCCGACAACTTCGACATGTACAACGGTGCTCCTGACCGTTACGAGTGGAAGCTCAACGGCAAGAAGGAAATCTACATTCCTTACAACAGCTACCGTCTGGACTCGCCGAAGCTGAAGTATGACCAGATCATCAAGGCTGGCCACATCAACCAGGACCTGACTCGTTACGAGCTGCACCGCGTATGGCACGTGACCGCAACCCTGAAATCGGGCGAGCGTCATATCTATGCCAAACGTGACTTCTACCTCGATGAAGACACCTGGCAAGCTGCTGCCATCGACCACTACGACGGTCGCGGTACCCTGTGGCGTGTGGCTGAAGCCCATACTCAGTACTACTACGACAAACAAGTGCCGTGGTACAGCGTAGAGACCCTGTATGACTTGCTGTCCGGTCGTTACCTGGCTCTGGGCATGAAGAACGAAGAGAAGAGCGCTTACCAGTTCGACTACCCGGCCAAGGAAAGCGATTACACCCCAGCTGCCCTGCGCCAGGCTGGCGTACGCTAAACCTGAGTCACGCTGCATAAAGAACCGGCCCTTGTGGCCGGTTTTTTTATGCATAGAGATTCAGTTTGATGGTCTGGCCGGTAGTGCGATCAGCCTTTGCTGGTATGCCGCTATAAGTCGTCAGTTTGCTTAGCGCACGCCAAGCACCATGCGGCAGATGGATAAGCAATCATTGCAGTTTGCTTCCTGATGGCAGCAAGGGCTTCAAATGCGCGAGTCAAGGCGCTAGGCTGCGGGGCATTGGTAGTGCCTCTGCCTGACTACTACAAGAAACCGGCTGATGACTGATCTGTCCCGCATTCCTGGCTTGGTAGCCGCGCCCAACGTACTGGGTGGGCACTTCTATCGGCCGCCTTTACCTGCCAGTTATGTGCCGCGCCCACGCTTGTGCGAACGGCTACTGGGTGGTTTGGCTGGGCGTCTGTTGCTGGTCAGCGCGCCGGCCGGGTTTGGCAAGAGTTCACTGGCCATCGAGTTCTGCGAGCACCTGCCGGAGCAGTGGCAAAGCCTGTGGTTGGGCCTGAGCCCGCGTGACAGTGATCCGGGGCGTTTTCTTGAGCGTTTGCTCAGTGGGCTGCAGCAGTTCTTCCCTGGCGTGGGGCAGGACGCGCTGGGCCTGTTGCGCCTGCGTCAACGGCATCAGCCGTTTGCCTTTGAGGAGTGGCTTGATGGCCTGCTCGATGAACTGGCTGTGCGCCTCGATCCGCAGCAGCCCTTGCTGCTGGTGCTGGATGACTATCACCTTGCGCAGGGCGCGGTGCTGGATCGTTGTCTGCAGTTTTTTCTCAACCATCTGCCGGCCGGCCTGCTGATTCTGGTGACCAGCCGCCAGCGTCCGGACTGGCACTTGGCACGTTTGCGCCTGTCGCGTCAGTTGTTGGAGTTGCATGAGCAGGATCTGCGCCTGACCGATGCTGAGAGC
Encoded here:
- a CDS encoding DUF1329 domain-containing protein; this encodes MAAVPPDEAAKLGTTLTPVGAEMAGNADGSIPAWTGGLPASAGTADSAGFLSDPFPSEQPLFTITAQNVEQYKDKLTPGQLAMFKRYPESYKMPVFATHRTATMPDFILAAAKNNAVNTKMVEGGNGLENFEQANPFPIPKDGLEAIWNHITRYRGGSVKRLVTQATPQPNGSYSLVYFQDEFTFRGALKDADTSKPSNVLFYFKQRVTAPLRLAGNVLLVHETLNQVKEPRLAWLYNAGQRRVRRAPQVSYDGPGTAADGLRTSDNFDMYNGAPDRYEWKLNGKKEIYIPYNSYRLDSPKLKYDQIIKAGHINQDLTRYELHRVWHVTATLKSGERHIYAKRDFYLDEDTWQAAAIDHYDGRGTLWRVAEAHTQYYYDKQVPWYSVETLYDLLSGRYLALGMKNEEKSAYQFDYPAKESDYTPAALRQAGVR